ACCTCGAACCATCTGTTTGTTCTTATTGAGGTGTTCTTAAATCTCACTTGGTAAGTGAAGATGCTAACATGCATGATATAGATCGTCACTCTAATTTTGCCCTAGTTAGCCCGACAAATGATGCCACTAACTTAGTCATTATCATCAATTCCACCATAGTCGACACTAGCACTTGTCGGGATTCCTCAACCCAACATGGTGCTGACATTGCAGGAGTGCCCGAGACTCATTAAACCGTCGATCAAGCGGGCACTTTAGTCCTTAATAATGGAATTTAACACACCACACCACACCACAACTCTATCCTATCTAAATCTGAGGCCTAGTCAATAGAGTCGATATAGGATCCCTACGAATCCAACTATGACAGATAGACAAGATGTACTAGGCAAACTCATGTTGAACAAACTAAACATGCCACTAGATCGATAATAGATCAAAGATGTACAAGCTTGACGTGTTAACTGTACCATATGTCATACTTCAGACCCCTTTAGCAAGAATCACGAAGCATGCTTAGGGGAGGGGGGGGGCGCAAATGATAAAGAGTACAACATCAGTCAATCATCATATGACACATAATCATCACATGGTGTCCAATGTGATAAGAGAAGACAAAGTTTATCTTTCAATAGTTTGCCTATGTCGATAAGGATCTAAGGTAGATAATTATGGTTTACCCCCCTTGTCGCCCATGTCGACAAAAGGTCAAAGGGAGGCTGATAGAGGTTGCCTccccataaaatattttatagaatattctACCACTTTAcgattatatataaaagattgtcaCCAATACAATAAATAATGGACTTACCTTTTTTTGAGTACTCATATTTGCACTCGTATACTTGGAGTTATTAACTTAGGTGTCAACGAGACCAGATCGAGAAACCTCTCATAACATTGGTCTTTATGCATGTGATACCTCAAGAGCTCGTTATTTTTACTTTGGAGGCACCTCGAATAACTCTACGCACATAGGTCCAGATCACGTCGAGGTTTCCCGACTTGATATGGTGTTGACATCCCAAGAGTGTCATAGACCCATCGAATCATTGGTCGAGAGGGCACTTCGAtccctaactatgaaatttattgAACCACACTACCACTCTATCTTACTTACATTCGAGACCTATTCGACGGAGTCAACACACGATTTCATGCAAATCCAATAATAATAGGTGGACTAGACGTACTGAGCAAACTAAACATGTCATTATGTCGATAATGGATCGTAGAAGTATAAACTCAACATATCGGATGAACGAGATACTGCACTTTGGACCCCAATGACAGAGAGTCCCGAAACATGCTTTTAAGGGAGAGGGAGGGGGAGGGAATAATAAGGAGTACGTTGTTAGTCAATTATCATTCGACATGTAACCACTATATGGTGTTAATGGTGGAAAGAGAAGACGAATGTGACCCTTCACACGTCTACTCATGTAGGCAAGTGTCCAAGGTATGTGGTTATCAGCTATCCCTTTGTTACCCATGTGGACAAGAGGCTAGGAGGAGACTATTAGAAGCAGTTAGAGGCTGCCTCGTCgtagaatatttcataaaatattttgccCATTTATGATCAAATATAAAAACTTCTCACCAACATAATGAACACGTAGCTTACTTTTTTTTATTACTTACGTTTGCGCTCATACACCATGGGTTATTAACTCGGGGGTCGAAGGGATCGGATTGGGAAACcacttttgatcttgatattCATGTAGGCGACACATCGGGAGTTCGACGTTTCTACCTTGGATGCACCTTAGATAATTTTgtctatatgggttcaaaccatatcAAGTTGATTAAGACATCAACAACTTcttctctcatatatatatatatatatatatatatatatatatatatatatatatatatatatatatatatatatataaaatttaatataaatttatatattttaaataattatgatcaggtaatatataataatacgttaatatagaaaaataataaaagtataaACATCGGTGATGTGCCCAAAAATCAAGGGCATTTTTGTCATTTTAAACGATAAAAACAGAATCCTAGGATCCAAATCGGACAAGACAGTGCTGAGCGGTAGATATTTTACTCGACTCGTCTTAATCGCATgtttatacacatatatatacatatatatatacatatacatatacatatatatatacacatatatatacatatatatatacatatgtatatatacacacatatatatatatatatatatatatatatacatatatatatatatatacatatatacatatatatatacatatatatacatatatatatacatatatatacatatatatacatatatatacatatatatatatatacatatatatatatatatatacatatatatatatatgtatatatatatatatatatgtatatatatatatatgtatatatatatatatgcccttGACACGCCAATCTCGCCACGCCAATCTCGCTGCCGTATCCGTTGGGACTTGGTGCTTTCATCTCTAGGGTTTGTGGGCGACCGAAGAGGAGGGTTTGTAAGTACCGATCAAAGATCTCCAGGTGCtcatatcttcttctctaaatcctttCACTAAATCCAGTAATCTCGCTTTGCTATTCTACGTGCTCTTCTTTTTGGGGATGGTGGCTAGGGCGTGGGGGTTCTCGACTTGATGGGTCCGTTTTGTCGATTGTTTAGTAATTTTTGCTGTATTATGTGGCGGGAGACTGATTTGTGGCGGATTCTTGCGGGATCTTTTGATATTTTGTTCTGATATAGGGCTGGATTGTTGGTAAATTTATCTGTCGGTGGATGATCTTTTATAGAGAAGGTCGGGATTTATCGATTGTTGGATTGTTTAGTAGAGCGGGATCAGCGATGGGGTGCGAGATGTTTGTGCAGCATCGGTGGTGGGGCGTAAGATGCTCGTACGTTCGGCATTCGAACAGAGAGTTCGGCTAAGGTCTTGTTTGTCGATTGACAGTCACAGGGTCGGAGGGAAATGAATAAGGTTGGAAGAAGAGGGTAATATTTTCCAAGTGGCTATGCTAGTTGTTTTGATTCTGATAGTATAGTTAGTTTGCGCTATAGCATTatctcatgttcaatgactttcaTCATTGTCTCATATACATATAGTCTGTTTATTTTTTGATTTCATCATTGTATCATATTTATCAACTAACTTCTTGGTGTTATTTCTGTCATTATGGTTCTAGAATGGGATATTCATAGTCTGGCTTTGCATCCATGTCTATTATTAATTTGCCCACATGTCTTGATTTTCTCTTGCTTACGCTCCAtgtcattcttttttctttttttttggttggaAAGAAGGGGGGTAGTTGTCTGTAAATGTGTTCATGATGCTCTTAATGGAAATTAGTGTTTTTCACGTCAAATGTTTGTTGCAGAAGTGGGATTTCAACCATGGGTGGACAAAGAAACAGCTATGGAAAAAGGTCCCACTCCAACTCAGAGTATACTGACAATGGAGGAAGCAAGAGAAGAAATCCTGGAGAAGATAGAGAAAACTATGCTCCTGGGCCTGATGATACTGTTTACCGGTACTTGTGTCCTGGAAGGAAGATAGGGAGTATCATTGGGAGAGGTGGGGAGATTGTGAAGCAACTGAGGTCTGACACTCAAGCCAAGATCAGGATTGGGGAGACTCTACCAGGTTGTGAAGAGCGAGTCATAACCATCTTTAGTACTAGCAAAGAAACCAATAAGTTTGAAGATACTGGTGACAATGTTTGCCCTGCACAGGATGCTTTGTTTAAGGTGCATGAGAGGCTAGTAAATGATGAGGCGATGGGTGAGGAAGATACAGATGTTGATACCACCCAAGTCACCCTTCGTCTTCTCGTGCCATCTGATCAGATTGGATGCATCATTGGTAAAGGAGGACAAATTATTCAAGGTATTCGTAGTGACTCTGGTGCTCAGATACGCATTCTTAAGAGTGACCATCTACCAGCATGTGCAATTAGCAGTGATGAACTCCTCCAGGTCTGTTGCAATTTTGCTAATAGGAGCTGTATTTATTGGcagataaaaaaatgaaaatcttTATGTGATGCAATCAAACCCTTCCAATCTCATGGTAGGAAGCTGAAAATTTAGGGCTTGTTATAAATACAGAACACATGTAATTTATTCATCGATGAtgatttttatctaattatcatGTTAGGTACTTTCTTCCTTAAGTCGCATCTGATTGCCTTGTTTTCATTGATCAACTCCATGATTTCTATTAATTAGAACTTGTATCGTACATGTTAATGGGACTGACTACAACGTTCTGATTTTCCATAAATAGATACACTTTGCATTCTTTTGATCATTTACATAGTACTTTCTTTTTTGCCATGATCATGTGAAAATTTCATGTGAGAAAATACATTTTATtgttcgtaagtttcttctccttttcttattGGAAGGTGAATGCCTTGACTTTTGTGTTTGGTGTGGACTGGATATGTTCTTAATTCTTTGTGAAATATAAGCAAGTATGCCTtcacctttttttgttttttaaaaatCTTGCTAGTAATTTATCTAATCAagctttcatattttttttaagattacTGGGGAGGCTTCAGTTGTAAAGAAGGCACTTTTTCAAGTTTCATCACGCCTACATGATAATCCATCTCGTTCCCAACATCTGcttgttcctggtacacctcaagtGTATCCAGTAGCTGGTCAGTTTGGGGTTCCGAATAACAGTGCACCAATTGTGGGCTTGGGTCCATTGATGGGCTCTTATGGAGGCTACAAGGGAGATGCAGTAGGGGAGTGGCCATCTTTATACCCACCACCACGTGATGAAAGTTCTGCCAAGGAGTTCAGCTTACGTTTGCTGTGTCCTGCTGCCAACATAGGGGGGGTTATTGGTAAAGGTGGTGTCATCATTAAGCAGATTAGACAAGAATCTGGTGCATCTATTAAAGTAGACAGTTCCAAATCTGAAGATGAATGCATAATATTAATTTCATCGAAAGAGGTGAGAAGCTTGTATTTCTCATGTTGCAGTTGTTTATATGCACACACAACTGAGGTTGCATTGGATTTTAGTCACTTTTTTGTTGTACCTTTCAGTTCTTTGAAGATCCAATTTCTCCTGCGATAGATGCTGCAGTACGCTTGCAATCCAGATGTAGTGAAAAATCCGAAAAAGAATCTGGTGAACCTTCATATACTACCCGCTTACTTGTACCAACTTCACGTATTGGTTGCCTTATTGGTAAAGGAGGGACCATTATATCTGAAATGAGGAGAAGCACACGAGCAAATATAAGGATACTATCAAAGGAAAATCTTCCAAAAGTTGCTGCAGAAGATGATGAGATGGTTCAGGTAATTAGTTCGCCTAGTATAAGTAGAATGGCGGTATTTGCTATGTTTTGACTAACTGTAAAGTTTATTCTTCctgattttaaattttgattttgtTCAGATTTGTGGAGAGCTTGATATTGCTAGAAATGCTCTTATACAAGTAACAACACGTCTTAAAGCCAATTTCTTTGAAAGGGAGGGTGCATTATCTGCATTTCCATCTTCTGCTCCGTACCATCCTTTGCCAATGGATGCTTCTGATGTGGCGAGACATGGAGGCAGAGATAATAAGTTGCATGGCCGTACATATTCATACTCTGGTGCATATGGTCCTTCAGTTGATTCATTTGCATCTAATAATTACAGCAGCTATGGGGGTTCTCAGGTAATGCTCTCTTTTTACCAACCTCTagctttaattttttttccctttttaccTTTATCTCAACCTCCCAAGTGCTGAAAGAAACTCTTCTCTTAGTAGTTTGACTAAATGACCACCTTTTTACTTCCATTGAATTGTTTGCTGCATTTTTTAGAGAGGTGGTAGTTATGGTGCATATAGTGGATACTCTTCCCGCTCTGGCAGTGCTGGGTAAGTGTCTCTTAATATGTTATCACAAATTAGTGTCGTTAATGTCCTCATTTTAATTCAGAATGAAGATAATATGAAGAAACATCATGAGAGGAACCAATTCTTgcttatattattaattttgagcTCTGGATTTTTCTGATATTCCAATTTGGTATTGGATCAAGGATTGGTGGGTTGACCTTAACTAAAAACAttactaaaaaatataaaaaatgtctaaattaacaaaaaaatatatatgttagaAGACTTAGATATATAAATCTTGTTAAATACAATTATCAAAATGTAATTCAAAATTAATGTAAAAATGAACTCCTAGGAGCACAGTAAGTCATTGAAATTTGATGCCTTCACCTACTACATCACTACTATTCTTAATAAGAGCAGTTCTTTTTTTCCTTGAGTAAATATTTCCTTCTGGTGCTTTTGACCATCTATCTATAATGTGTTAGTAGTCTACTACCTGTTCTATGCTTCTCTATTTGTTCCCTGATTAGTAGCTTGTTTTACCAGGTTATCTGGTCCAAAGCCTGTTTCCCATGGGAAACATCATGGTTACTAGTATCCCCAATGAATTAGGTCCAACAGGTAGACTGCTCCCTTTGCCTTATCTTTTGGATTGCAACAATTGGCTTTAAAATTTCGTATATAACTCGATTCATTTCTGATCGTTTTCCTGTCTTTTACCTACCAACCCCACCTATATTAGACTTCTAATGCACCTGATTTTTTAACCTTTGTTGCCTTTCCATCCTATTAAAACAGCTGAGGTCTGAGAAGTCTggagccaacctatatgaagcctCAAGCCTAAACCAGAAGCCAGATGAACAGAGTTTGAGATCTTATGGCCTACATGGAACATAATCCACCATTTGATTTTTTATGTACCTTTAGTGTTTAACCAAATAACATATGCTTTGTCATGGACATGCGTTCTGTTTGAAGCATTTGTATGAACTTCAGAATCTTATGACTTCTTGTACTTTTGAACCCCAGTGTCTCAATAGTAAGTTTTGAGTAGCTTGCCAATAACGTAGAAGTGATATTGATCCTAAAATGATTGGGGAAGTATTTGAGTGTTTTGCTTGATAGAAACCTTTTAAGCATTCTTTCTGAATCATTTGTGATAACACTAAACATTTGTCCTCTCATTACCTCTTTTGTTTGAATCATAATTTTGTCTTTAAACTTTTATTTGTTCGAGGGCATTGGTCTTCTATGCATGAAATATGGAAGACTTTGAGTAAAACTACTTTCTCTAACTTCAGGAGTCCAAGTCCTTTGTAAGATCTTTGAAAAGGATGTGTTTTAGGAACCATTATAAATTCACAAGGGATGGGCAATTGACCTTGTATGCATGAAATGCAGGAGACTTTTGGGTAAAACTATTTGACTTAAATTTGTGAATCCATGTCCTttataagttttttgaaaaagaatgtgtTTTAGGAATTATTATAAATTCACAAGGGATGGGTTTCACTGATTTGCCATTTACAATTTTTGCATGCTTCAAATCAGTGTTGATGTCTGCAAGCTCATCTATGTTCAGGTTGACATTGAAGGCTTTCAAGGGAATTTCAATTATATCTTGAATATTTAATGAAGAAACTATCTGGAAGGTAGGAAAttattcatgccttgctattgctTCTGGCTTGTATGCAAACTATGCCATTTTGCTTGATTTGATGATGTTGAGAATGGTAAATATGCAAGTTTTGGCAAGGTATAGTTACAACGTTCTAATTCTGCATGCATTATATGcagaataaatttttatcttgtCATCTTTATCTTTTGTCCCATGTCATTTATGTGCATGCATAGAATCTTGTATGATGTATTTTTGCTTTTTGCATGCATTTGTGTTTTTGAATCTAAAGATTAGTCATATGCCTAGAAACTATGAAAATATTTAGCTTCTACTTAATTGCATGATTTGTAGACATACTAAGTAGAGGTGAATTTTTTTATGTTATCCACCCACAAATTATATATTGAAACTATGGTAATTGCAATGTTCTACTACTTAGTTGCTGCATTTTGTTTTTGCACTCATACATATGTCAGTTGAATTGAGGTCGATGCTTTTCTAGTGTCATGAAATCTCATCAAGCATCACAACAAACGTGTTTCAAGATTTCTACCGCTAAGttactatgttttttttattgCTTATGTACTATTTTCAGTTGGATTGAGATGATGCTATCGTAAAGTTTGTAATAAAATCTCATCAAGAATCTTTGTTGTGTAGTTTTAACGTTTTAATCCAAACAGATTACATGTATACTCTTGTTCACATATCAAATCTTGGAACCAGATAACTATCAATTTTCTTTCGCATTTTGTTTTTTAAGCACATAATGTCACTTCACTAGATTTGTTGTGGTTTCACAATTGTACTGACATATTCATTCAAGGAGCTTGCAACGATTCTAATTAGATTCTCAATATGTTATGATATGTGTTATGAGAAGATGGCATTGACTTTCTGGTTGGCTTGACGTGGTTCTGACCCAGTGCATATGGTTGTCTAAGGTTAGGTTTTTAATCTTGTACCGTACTggtgtatcgagctttgctcggtatggtgcGACGTACCGAGTGATACGTCGAAAATAGGCATAAAATCCtcaaaaaatacttgaaaaatagaaaaaaaagttaggatagggtttttaagttagaaataaatatacattttgtatagttttagcaaacctatgtaaattaggtaataatagtgccacatatctttttcgggctttgagtagtatccttgtgcaaggttcgcaattttgATCCGTTTCGGATCGttcttccgttaatattgaattatttacagaaattattagattattttgtatacaacttaaactttaagattcaaatgaattaagtaatcataTGTGTAAATATACCTGATTCTACCATCAAAACGGATAACGAGCCTCCACGGGTAGTAGATTGGGGTTCTCAAtcttatgtatctgtatatcaatatgatatgtttgtcggacccaatcctgaaattgattcTAGGACAGTGTATTGATACATCGTATGTCATTGGTgaatcaatgtggtgatggtcgtaggtTGATCGTCGTGAATTACATGTGTTTGAGGCAACTCCTGAGGtatgtattggtgaatgtcaaaACTTACTACTTTCATTACTGATTTGTTGCTCCGTatcatacctcttgattaaaaaATTCTTTCTCTTAATTCGCTTAAATTAGTctcctaaatttgatccaattcataaatcgttattttgttgagtttaggagagtaaaaatgtgagaataagagagagattgtgagtaaaaatgagtttaaGAGACTGTGAGAGTGAAATGGATTGAAAGAGGGGGGAGAAAAGGGTTTAAATTAAccgtttaaaaattgatataaatcgATAACAGTTGAAATTTCAACCATTATCACCCGGTACAGTCTCGTATTGCCCGATACAGGGTTAAATACCTGATACCACCCGGTACCGGGCGATCCGCGCGTCGGTCTGCttgcggatcggtacgtaccacaCGCACCGGAGAGTATGGTACGATATTCAAATCCTTGGTCCAAGGTGCCTTCGAGGTGGAAGCGTTGAGCACTCGAGATGACACCTACATGAAGACTAAGATCGGGAGAAGTTTTTCGACCTGGTCCCTTCGATGCTCATGCTAGTAACCCGAGGAAGGTGAGTGCGGTGATGAGCAGTAAAAAGTGATCTCGTTCGGCGGCGTGGTTGCAGGATCGTTAGGGGATTGGCTCCGGGTGTTGGCAAGGTCAAATCTGCAGGGGTCATGCAAATACATAGGCCCCTTCCCTTCTCTTGAGTTGATTATAAGGCACTTTCTATTCTACGATCCCTCGGAGCGAAGGGTTAGGTAGGTAGTAAGGGCCCTCTATCTTTCAGTTGTGGTGTGTGACTCCCGCAAAGCGAATGAAGGGAAGCTCGAAGAGCTTTCTTCGCCAGCGACTTTTGTATTGACGACATATTCCTATGTGCTCCAACTTCTTGGGCCCCCCACTCGAGATGAGATGACGAGTCACCTTTGGAAAGAGTCATGACGCTTTGGTGACAAGGTAATCGAGGTGTCGGTTTATGGATGGATTTTGTGGTAATCTCTTCCTCTTGTAAACTGAATGAATATCAACATGTCATGACCATGATGATTAGGTCGACAACTAACCTATACTTGAAGTAACCCTCACTAAACTATAGGCTAAGGCTAGGCTTCTTGACTTCTAGCTTCTATAGTGAGTGGCCTTGTAGCTTTGGTCTAGTTGTAGGAAGTATTTTATTGAATTGAACACATCAAACAAAGGCGATCAATCAGTAGTTGCCCTTCTCTGGCTTGGGAAAAGCATCAAACTCTAGAAGCTAAGGGCCTTTTTTTAACCTTTGGACATGTTTGTTATCACATGGGTTGAAGAATGACAGGAATTGGTTCTATAATCGGAATTGGACTCGATGATGCCATTTGACAAATGCTCTTAAATGGATTTATTGGTGCTGCACTTTGATTCTTGGCGGGAAGGAGTTATGATAGAATACGTTTTGCTTATCTCAACATATTGGGAGGGAGGGGGTATCAATCCCAATGCTCCTTCTTTGGCTTGGAAAAAGCATCGAACTCTAGAAGCTAAGGGCCCTTTTTTAACCTTTGGACATTGTTTGTTATCACATGGGTTGAAGAATGACAAGAATTGGTTCTAAAATCAGAATTATACTCAACGATGCCATTTGACAAATGCTCTCAAATGGATTTATTGGTGTTGCACTTTAATTCTTGGTGGGAAGGAGTTGTGATAGAATATGTTTTCCGTATCTCGACAAATTGGGAGGGAGGGGGTATCAATCCCAATGCCAAAACTATTTACCTTGTTCAATAGTTTTTCAATGGCTTCTCTTGCATTGCTTAGAATGAGTGGTTTTGTTATGGAACTATTAGTATTTTTTGGAAGAATTATTAGTCCAAAATACCTTTTAATGCTAAAAATGCTTATTACTTTAGTAATGGTAATTGGAATAATTATAACtcttatttcttttttatctatGTTATGTCAGATGTTTTATGGATATAAGTTATTCAATGTTCCAAACTAGAATTTTGGGGTAAGATAGTTAATTGATAGCCTAAGTTTTTAGAAAGCATCAAAATAGAGGATATCAGCAAAGCTACCTGTGTTGATCATGACCCTCTTAACTCGGCGATGATCATCCTCACAAAGATCATTAAGGCATCATCATGATTCGAGTCGAAGTACTTTGCCTCTTCCATTTTGAAGGTTATTTTTGGGTCGCTTTCCATCCTCGGGCGTATTTCAATGGTAGTTTGGGCATAAGCCTTATGGGTCGAGGAGTTATCTCTCCCTTAGATAGGTCCACCGATGATGACATCATTTTGCCTCTCTACCTTGAGGTTGGGGTGAAGGTTCTTGATGCTTTCGAATAAATCGCCCGAAGTGTCCTTGACGTATGAGCTCTTCAATTTGCTCCTTCAAGTCACGACAATTTCAGTGTTGTGATCGTGATCTCAATGGAATCAGTAGTATCTCTTTTCATCAATGGGGTCTTTATTAGGTGAGAGTCCCTTAAGAGCCCTTTTCTTTTATCTGCAAGAAAACTTCAATTCTAACCATATTTAAGAGGGGTTAACTCGTACCTTGGGCGAGGTAGCTCAGGTCATTTATTTCTCCTATGTCAAGGTGACCTTGCGATCGAGGCTAGCTATGGTCGCTCTTGCTTCAGCGTCTTGCGTGTTTCTTTACCCTTGCTCGAGACCATTGCCTCAACGACAATGTACTGATTGGCCCTTTGGAGTGCCTCGGGTACAATCAATAATAATCTCTCTATTAGTGACCAAAAGAGGCGGGGGGCCCTAAGCCCCATCATAAAGTTTATATTATGAGTGATGGATGGGCATCTGCTACATCTCGGACCTGATTTATGAACTGAGCGATGAAGACTGTGAGTTGCCGAGGTTTGACTATTGTATTTGAAGGCCGAGGGCGTACGCTCTCGAGGAAGTGTATCTTGAACTTCCTTGCTAGCTGAGCGAAAGATTATATGGAAAGTGGCTTCAGGTGAGCATACTATTATTGTGCCCGACATCTTAATGTGGTCAGGAAGGTGCGACACATTAAGTCGTCCGAGGTGTTATATAGAGAGAGACATCTGGGCACGAAAAGCTGCAATGTGCTTCATCGGATCAGCATTTTTGTCGAACACCTCCAAGGATACGAGATAGAAGCTTACGGGCATTGGTTTTTCCTTGATTTTTTTGGGTGAGCGACAATCGACTCGAGGTGGGGTTGACTAGTGCTTCCCCTTTTGATTATTGGAGCTTTCGTTGCATCTCCTTCAAACGTTGGTCCATCTATTGTAGTTGGACCCATAGGGAGTTCTTCGTCAAGTCCGTTGATTGGGCCTTGGATTCTGGTGGGGCAGACTGAGGGTGGTGTGGTTTGTTGAATTTCATGGTTAGGAGCCGAAGTGCCCCCTTGGTCCGCGATCCGATAGGCCTCGAGCGTTCTCGGGATGTTGGCACCGCGTTGGGTCGGGGAATCTTTATGGGTGCTAGTGGTGGTTAAGCCGGGGACTGCGGTTGAGTTGGTGGTATCACCTGTTGGGCCAACTAGGACAATAACAGAGAGACAACCGGTATCATTGTCGTTAACATCTGCACTTGTTGAGTGAGGTTTAATAACACTTCGGTGGGGATCAATAATTGGTTTGGGGTCGTCCCCTGGGGTGAGAGACTCGGGTCGTTGAATCGACGTCATTATCTCATCGGTGTTTGCGTCGAGGTGGATGTCCTAATGTGTGGAAAGGGTGCTTGCTCGAGGGTTCATTGAGAGGATCAACGGGTGGGTGTTCTTACAACATCAAGCCCTCCTAGCGCCAAAAATATTATGGGAAGATGTCATTGACGTCTTGGTTAGCCTGATGTGGTTCTAACCCACGTGCGTTTGGTTGTTCGAGGT
The window above is part of the Musa acuminata AAA Group cultivar baxijiao chromosome BXJ2-6, Cavendish_Baxijiao_AAA, whole genome shotgun sequence genome. Proteins encoded here:
- the LOC103987488 gene encoding KH domain-containing protein At4g18375 isoform X2; this translates as MGGQRNSYGKRSHSNSEYTDNGGSKRRNPGEDRENYAPGPDDTVYRYLCPGRKIGSIIGRGGEIVKQLRSDTQAKIRIGETLPGCEERVITIFSTSKETNKFEDTGDNVCPAQDALFKVHERLVNDEAMGEEDTDVDTTQVTLRLLVPSDQIGCIIGKGGQIIQGIRSDSGAQIRILKSDHLPACAISSDELLQITGEASVVKKALFQVSSRLHDNPSRSQHLLVPGTPQVYPVAGQFGVPNNSAPIVGLGPLMGSYGGYKGDAVGEWPSLYPPPRDESSAKEFSLRLLCPAANIGGVIGKGGVIIKQIRQESGASIKVDSSKSEDECIILISSKEFFEDPISPAIDAAVRLQSRCSEKSEKESGEPSYTTRLLVPTSRIGCLIGKGGTIISEMRRSTRANIRILSKENLPKVAAEDDEMVQICGELDIARNALIQVTTRLKANFFEREGALSAFPSSAPYHPLPMDASDVARHGGRDNKLHGRTYSYSGAYGPSVDSFASNNYSSYGGSQRGGSYGAYSGYSSRSGSAGLTLKAFKGISIIS
- the LOC103987488 gene encoding KH domain-containing protein At4g18375 isoform X1, translated to MGGQRNSYGKRSHSNSEYTDNGGSKRRNPGEDRENYAPGPDDTVYRYLCPGRKIGSIIGRGGEIVKQLRSDTQAKIRIGETLPGCEERVITIFSTSKETNKFEDTGDNVCPAQDALFKVHERLVNDEAMGEEDTDVDTTQVTLRLLVPSDQIGCIIGKGGQIIQGIRSDSGAQIRILKSDHLPACAISSDELLQITGEASVVKKALFQVSSRLHDNPSRSQHLLVPGTPQVYPVAGQFGVPNNSAPIVGLGPLMGSYGGYKGDAVGEWPSLYPPPRDESSAKEFSLRLLCPAANIGGVIGKGGVIIKQIRQESGASIKVDSSKSEDECIILISSKEFFEDPISPAIDAAVRLQSRCSEKSEKESGEPSYTTRLLVPTSRIGCLIGKGGTIISEMRRSTRANIRILSKENLPKVAAEDDEMVQICGELDIARNALIQVTTRLKANFFEREGALSAFPSSAPYHPLPMDASDVARHGGRDNKLHGRTYSYSGAYGPSVDSFASNNYSSYGGSQRGGSYGAYSGYSSRSGSAGLSGPKPVSHGKHHGY